The following are encoded together in the Phaseolus vulgaris cultivar G19833 chromosome 9, P. vulgaris v2.0, whole genome shotgun sequence genome:
- the LOC137820195 gene encoding photosystem II 22 kDa protein, chloroplastic — protein MAQTMFLMSSVSSSHSLDLKKDLFLQLRPKFSQLSFSPLPSSASFSSSPRTFTTLALFKSKTKAPPAKTKVTKSKPKVEDGVFGTSGGFGFTKQNELFVGRVAMLGFAASLLGEAVTGKGILSQLNLETGIPIYEAEPLLLFFILFTLLGAIGGLGDRGKFVDDDEPNTAGVIPSGKGFREAIGLGSGPLFGFTKANELFVGRLAQLGFVFSLIGEIITGKGALAQLNIETGVPINEIEPLVLFNVLFFFVAALNPGTGKFVTDEGDDE, from the exons ATGGCTCAAACCATGTTCCTCATGTCTAGTGTCTCTAGCAGCCACTCCCTGgatttgaagaaagaccttttTCTCCAATTAAGGCCTAAATTCTCTCAACTCTCGTTcagccctcttccatcatcagcttctttctcttcttcacCTCGTACATTCACAACTCTCGCCCTCTTCAAATCAAAGACCAAGGCCCCTCCTGCTAAGACCAAG GTTACAAAGTCaaagccaaaggttgaagatgGTGTCTTTGGCACTTCTGGAGGGTTTGGTTTTACCAAGCAGAACGAGCTCTTTGTGGGTCGTGTTGCCATGCTTGGTTTTGCG GCATCACTGTTGGGTGAAGCAGTAACTGGGAAAGGAATTCTATCACAACTGAATCTGGAAACTGGGATTCCCATTTATGAAGCAGAGCCCCTTCTTCTGTTTTTCATCCTTTTCACGCTGCTAGGAGCCATTGGAGGTTTAGGTGACCGTGGGAAATTTGTTGATGACGACGAACCCAACACTGCAGGTGTTATTCCTTCAGGCAAAGGGTTCAGAGAAGCAATTGGTCTCGGTTCAG GTCCTTTGTTTGGATTCACAAAAGCTAACGAGCTATTTGTGGGAAGATTGGCTCAATTGGGATTCGTTTTCTCATTGATTGGAGAGATTATTACTGGGAAGGGAGCACTAGCGCAGCTGAACATTGAGACTGGAGTACCAATCAACGAGATCGAACCCCTTGTCTTGTTCAACGTTCTTTTCTTCTTCGTTGCTGCTTTGAATCCTGGAACTGGCAAATTCGTTACAGATGAGGGGGATGATGAATAG